From the genome of Pseudomonas sp. FP453:
CCCGTCACGTCGCCGAGACTGTTTGGGCGATCAACGTTACCCTCGCATCGCGAAAAATCATAATAAAGAGAGACTGCCATGTCACAGAGCGCCACTGCCGTACTGGCCACCGATGACGATAAAAACGCCATCTACAAGCGCATCACCCTGCGCCTGATCCCCTTCATCTTTATCTGCTATCTGTTCAATTACCTCGACCGGGTAAACGTTGGCTTTGCCAAGTTGCAGATGCTCGATGCGTTGAAGTTCAGCGAAACCGTGTACGGCCTGGGGGCCGGGATCTTCTTTATCGGCTACGTGCTGTGCGGCGTGCCGAGCAACCTGGCGCTGACCAAATTCGGCCCACGGCGCTGGATTGCGCTGATGATGATCGTGTGGGGGACGTTGTCCACGTGCCTGCTGTTCGTCACCACGCCGACGCATTTCTATACCTTGCGCCTGTTTACCGGGGCCGCCGAAGCGGGCTTCTTCCCCGGTGTGGTGCTGTACCTCTCGCAGTGGTTCCCCACCTTCCGCCGTGGGCGGATCATGGCGCTGTTCATGTCGGCGATCCCGGTGTCCGGCTTGCTGGGCAGCCCGTTCTCCGGCTGGATCCTCAACCACTTCGCCGCCGGCCAAGGTGGCCTCGCGGGCTGGCAGTGGATGTTCCTGTTGCAAGGTGTGCCCACCGTCATTCTCGGCGCCCTCGCGTACTTCCTGCTCAGCGACAGCTTCGCCAACGCCAAATGGCTCAAGCCCCACGAGCGTGCCGTGCTGGAAGCCGACCAGGCGACCGACCTGGCCAACAAACCGAAAACCACCACCGACTCCCTCGCCGAAGTGTTCAAGAACCCGGCGATCTGGGCGTTCGGCCTGATCTACTTCTGTATCCAGAGCGGTGTATACGCGATCAACTTCTGGCTGCCGTCGATCATCAAGAACATGGGTTTCAGCGATAACCTGGTGATCGGCTGGCTGAGTGCAATCCCGTACCTGCTGGCGGCGGTGTTCATGTTGCTGGTGGGCCGCTCGGCGGACTTGCGCAAGGAGCGGCGCTGGCACTTGGTGGTGCCGATGCTGATGGGCGCCGTGGGCCTGTTGATCGCGGTGAATTTCGCCACTACACCGGCCATTGCCATTCTGGGCCTGACCATCGCGACGATGGGCGCCCTGACCGGCCTGCCGATGTTCTGGCCGGTGCCCACCGCGATGCTTAGCGCAGGCGCGGCGGCCGGTGGCTTGGCGTTGATCAATTCGATGGGGCAGATGGCGGGGTTCCTCAGCCCGTATATCGTCGGGTTTGTGAAGGATGCGACGGGGTCTACGGATTTGGCGTTGTACTTGCTGGCAGCGGTGATCGTTGCC
Proteins encoded in this window:
- a CDS encoding MFS transporter translates to MSQSATAVLATDDDKNAIYKRITLRLIPFIFICYLFNYLDRVNVGFAKLQMLDALKFSETVYGLGAGIFFIGYVLCGVPSNLALTKFGPRRWIALMMIVWGTLSTCLLFVTTPTHFYTLRLFTGAAEAGFFPGVVLYLSQWFPTFRRGRIMALFMSAIPVSGLLGSPFSGWILNHFAAGQGGLAGWQWMFLLQGVPTVILGALAYFLLSDSFANAKWLKPHERAVLEADQATDLANKPKTTTDSLAEVFKNPAIWAFGLIYFCIQSGVYAINFWLPSIIKNMGFSDNLVIGWLSAIPYLLAAVFMLLVGRSADLRKERRWHLVVPMLMGAVGLLIAVNFATTPAIAILGLTIATMGALTGLPMFWPVPTAMLSAGAAAGGLALINSMGQMAGFLSPYIVGFVKDATGSTDLALYLLAAVIVAGSVLALRMTRTLKA